One stretch of Synergistaceae bacterium DNA includes these proteins:
- a CDS encoding tRNA 2-thiocytidine biosynthesis protein TtcA, protein MTLCNSLRRKIGQALANWHMINDGDNVLVGLSGGKDSLILLHALNEFAKRSPVKFNLAALTVKLTGMNTDILRDYCAEKNIRYEIINQPIIEIINARQEKSPCSFCANMRRGILSTWAADNNFNKLALGHSLDDAVETFFLNLFHTGRAKSFKPVAHMSRTNIHVIRPLILSSESAIIDEAQRLELPIIASACPFAGHTQRQRTREFIADLRNRISDLYGKVIHALENLSDNDSW, encoded by the coding sequence ATGACATTATGTAACTCACTTAGACGCAAAATCGGCCAAGCACTAGCAAACTGGCACATGATTAACGACGGCGATAATGTTTTAGTCGGTCTCTCAGGAGGCAAGGACAGTTTAATTTTGTTGCACGCCCTGAATGAATTTGCAAAACGAAGCCCGGTAAAATTCAATCTCGCAGCATTAACCGTGAAATTAACAGGAATGAATACAGACATTTTGCGGGATTATTGCGCGGAAAAAAATATCAGGTACGAAATAATCAATCAGCCCATAATCGAAATAATTAATGCACGTCAGGAAAAATCGCCGTGTTCATTCTGTGCGAACATGAGACGCGGAATATTAAGCACGTGGGCAGCTGATAATAATTTCAATAAATTAGCTCTCGGTCATAGTTTAGATGACGCTGTAGAAACTTTTTTCTTGAATCTATTTCACACGGGGCGCGCAAAAAGTTTTAAACCGGTTGCTCACATGTCCCGCACAAATATTCATGTTATAAGGCCGTTGATTTTATCGAGTGAGTCAGCAATTATTGATGAGGCACAAAGGCTCGAACTTCCCATTATTGCGAGTGCTTGTCCGTTTGCAGGTCATACGCAGAGGCAGAGAACGCGCGAATTTATTGCAGATTTACGAAATAGAATCTCTGATTTATACGGAAAAGTTATTCATGCACTAGAAAATTTGTCTGATAATGACAGCTGGTAA